Within the Rosa rugosa chromosome 2, drRosRugo1.1, whole genome shotgun sequence genome, the region cacacatatatacatatatctNNNNNNNNNNNNNNNNNNNNNNNNNNNNNNNNNNNNNNNNNNNNNNNNNNNNNNNNNNNNNNNNNNNNNNNNNNNNNNNNNNNNNNNNNNNNNNNNNNNNNNNNNNNNNNNNNNNNNNNNNNNNNNNNNNNNNNNNNNNNNNNNNNNNNNNNNNNNNNNNNNNNNNNNNNNNNNNNNNNNNNNNNNNNNNNNNNNNNNNNCTTGCAGTGAGAAAGTTCACATCTTAGCCTGGTGAAGTGAAACATTGATTGCTTTACATATTTGATGACTATCACCCCTGTTTAGAAATCACATAGCAGTAACAATTAAAAGAACACATGGAACTTACCtttctctgttttctttttacCAAGGTGATGACACAAAAGAAATGACCAAGTCTCTTCTCAAAGAGAACCAAATTAAAAAATCAAAAGTCTCTCAGTCGGCAACCTTGCTTGGCATAAGTATTGTCTAGCTTGTCTGCTCAACTTTGGGCACCCCGTCGCTTATGGACTATTACCAAGTTCCAAGTGAGATGTTTTATTTCATTGAATATTTTACATGGTGCCAATTCACGTTTGGACCCTGTGAAGCTTGCTGTACCAAATCCAAGAACTCAGAAAGTGTTCAAGTGCCATTCGAGTTTCTTTACTTCAACACTACATATAACAGTGTATACTACCTTTCTAGATGGAATCGAGTAGTGGTGCCATGGCCTTGCCTGTGATGCTCATTTTGCAACTCTCATTGATGGGAGTACTACTGGTCGTATTAGCAGCAGCTGATCAAGCTCTCCTGCCTCAAGCTCTGCCTGGCTGCACTGACCGCTGCGGTGATCTCGTAATTCCATACCCATTTGGCATTGGTGAAGGTTGTTACCTTCGACAAGAATTTCAAATCACTTGTGACCAATCAACCCAACCCCCATCAGCAAACTGGACAGGCACTGATATCCGCATCGCTAACTTCTGGCTTGCAGAGGGTGAGTTGCAAATAAACAGTTACACTGCCCGAGATTGTTATGACCAGCAAGGCGAGGGAACCTACCACAACAGCCCTGAGTTAACGCTGGTTCCGCCTTACACCATATCCGATACCAAAAACAAGTTCATCGCAGTTGGATGCGACACTTATGCAATCTTTACAGGATACCGAGGGGAAGAGAGGTACGTAACCGGGTGTATGTCCTTGTGTAACAGCCTTGGCAGTGTCGATGGGTCTTGCTCTGGCGTTGGTTGTTGCCAAACCTCCATCCCTAGTGGAATGACAAATCGTACTATCACATTGAGTAGCTATAATAATCACTCTGATATATGGAGCTTCAACCCCTGCAGCTACGCATTCATTGTGCAAGAAGGCCAGTTTAGTTTCTCTAATACAAGTTTTCAAGAACTGATCGTCACTGAACAACTGCCACTGGTTCTTAACTGGGCAATTGGGAATGAACCAGACCCATGTGATGCAGCTGAAAAGAGGCAGGACTTTGCATGCAATAAAAATAGCAAGTGTGTCAACCACAACAACAGGAACGGTTATGTTTGTGAATGTTTACCAGGCTATGAAGGAAATCCATACCTCCCAGATGGTTGCCAAGGTAATATATAACTTGTATGATCTCAGCATTAACATATATTATGTTAATTAGTGTCTAAAGGGAGAGCAGCAAAACTGTGATTTTACCTACTCTGTGGCATGTtaattttccctttcttttcagATATTGATGACTGCAAGGATTCAAACCCATGCAAGATTGGAAAATGTGTAAATTCACCTCCAGGAGATTACTCTTGTTTATGTCCCAAAGGATACAGAAACGACGTCATGGATGAAAAGATCTGCATCAAAGAAAATCCCAAAAACCAATCAAAGATCACTCTCCTGCTTATTATTTCATTGAGTAAGTATTAGTGTATTACTTACATGCATATTTGCATCAagagtaatatatatataaacctaaAATTTCAAAGACCTAGAAGGATTGACTTATCTTTAGCACACTAAAAAGAGCATGATTTAAATGGATTTAATGGGATTTATTTACTGTTAATTATATATGGTCATATTCTCTGTCAATATCTCTATTAAAAAACCTTgtgctaaaaaagaaaacactagataacaaacaaagaaaatataccaatCTACCCGATGTTTCTTCTACTTTTTAATATCCTGACCCATGTAACATTTAGCGATGCATCACATACTAATCAGTTTTCGTTGTGATTTGTCAATGTCCAGGTGTCAGTCTAGGCTTCTTGGGTATGGTGGTTGGAATTTCATGGATATATTGGGCAATGAAGAAAAGAGATTTCATCAAACTCAAAGAGAAGTACTTCAGACAAAATGGTGGCTTACTGTTACAGCAACGACTCGCTAGCCATGGAATGGAGACAGCAAAACTCTATAGTGCAGAAGAACTTGAGAAGGCCACAAACTATTACCATGCAAGTACAGTCATTGGTGAAGGAAGCTATGGAACAGTATACAAAGGAATACTACCAGATAACAAAGAGGTCGCCATTAAAAAGTCCAAAATTGGTGCTCGTGCTCAGAGCGATCAGTTTGTTAATGAGGTGATAATCGTTTCTCAAATAAACCATAGAAATGTGGTGAGGTTATTAGGTTGTTGCTTAGAGACAGAAGTGCCTTTACTAGTTTATGAGTTTATCAGCCGTGGAACTCTTTCTGAGCACATTCATAAAGAAACCAAAGCAGCATCACTGTCATTGGGTTTACGACTGAAGATAGCAGCAGAAACTGCAGGAGCACTATCATACTTACACTCGTCCACTTCCATGCCAATCATTCACCGAGATGTCAAAGCAACCAATATACTATTGGACGAAAATTACACAGCAAAAGTGTCAGATTTTGGAGCGTCACGATTGGTTCCTCTTGATCAAAATCAACTATCAACTTTAGTGCAGGGGACACTTGGATACCTAGATCCTGAATACTTACTTACCAATCAGCTAACAGAAAAGAGTGATGTCTATAGCTTTGGAGTTGTCCTTGTGGAACTGCTTACTAGTAAAGTTGCACTTTCTTTTGAACGCCGTGAGGAAGAGAGAAACCTAGCAAGCTTCTTTGTTCGTTCGATAGAGGAGGATCACTTGAAAGAAATTCTTGATGATGACATAGTTGATGATGGACATGTTGATGAGACACTGAAAAATATGGCTAATCTTGCAAAAAGATGTTTGAGACTAAAAGGGGAGGAAAGGCCTACCATGAAAGAAGTAGCCACAGAGCTAGATGGAATGAGAATTACGATAATGCATCCATGCGGTAAAGCTGATTTCGGTTCAGAAGAGACTGAGAATTTGGAGACGAATGATGTTGCTCTTAAAGGTGACTATGGTTCTAGTAGTACAATTACTAGTACAACTAGTTGGTATGACAGCATGCAAAAACAAATGTTAATGCCATATGATGATGGACGATAAGTAATTATCTAGCTGATAGTATGTATATCATGTAGCGTAAGGAAATCACTTGACTATATTAGTGTGTTAGTCAGTGCCtcataaaataaaaggagatTAGCATACTATAGTGGGTAGTAAAGTTCTGTGATATTTTGCACTGCTATCTGTTTATACCTCTTGTACTATAAATTTAGCATAACTGTAttaaaattcttggaaaaaatTTATCATTGATTGTTCCAACAAAGATAAGAACATAAGGTAGGTTAACAAGTAGAAAACAAGAATAATTAAGAACCTAACTTCAAGCTCACAAAGACATCCAATTCCAACATGAATAGAGTTACAGTTCAATCATCACTAGCAGAATTCCTAAATGAAATAATTGAATGTACATTGCTCAATATTCTAGTGATAATGGATGACTTACAGATAATCAAGTAGTTGCCAGTAGTGCATCTGAGAATGGATGAGCAGAGATGATGCTGAAGGTAATATGAAACCAGAAGTCAACATTTAAAGATTCTGTTCGCAATTACATCTGCACCCCAATCTATTAAAGAAAAAGCACTTTCATGAAATTCAaatgtgttgagaatatatacatcccacatgggaaaaatgggaccttgcctatgggtttataagggtttgggccactccatccattgccaattggttttggatgtgaaccccatatcactttatcaaaatggaccaacaagaaaaaaaagagtctGTAAAATTATCAGATAGATCCAACACTAGAGaccacttatatatatatatatatatatatatatatatatattacacacacacacacagatatatctAATTTCAAGTTTCATGTTGACGCTTATGTACTTCGAAGATTGATCAAAGTACTTGCTGGGAGGAAATGAGTACTGCAACAGTAATTAAATTCTAGGTTGTTTCCTGATAATAGCTAGAGACTGCAATTATGATTGTAGTGTTAGTCATACGCCACCTTAAAAGGAGTACTTGCTGGGAGGAAATGAGTACTGCAACAGTAATTAAATTCTAGGTTGTTTCCTGATAATAGCTAGAGACTGCAATTATGATTGTAGTGTTAGTCATACGCCACCTTAAAAGGAGTTAAGCAATCCTGTGGATCAACTTAGTTTATGCAAAGGCAAAACAGGTAAGCAAATAATTATGAATAAACAAGTAGACTATAGTTTATTAGTATCCGGCACAAACAGAAGATAATAGGACCAGAGCACATCAAAACTAAtctttaaaaagtaaaaaaaaaaattaaaaattaaaaattaaaaaatccaGACCGATTATCAGATAGTATCAAGTAAAAGACGAACGTACATTCTGATCGACTTTGGAAAATGGTCTTACTAATAAATTTCAAATGTACGTCACCATCACTTGTGCTTAAACTTCGGGAACATCATTGCAGCCTTACTACATGTATTTGCTTCCAGGACTGCAACATTGCGGCCTGCATACAAATTTTGAGCATAGAGAGGAATGATATTTCCAATATTCTTGTAAGCCTACAAAAGACCAGGCTTGCTACTTAATTGCTCTGACTTCATTCATTATAAACATTACTTACAAAAAACAGGAGCTTCATATATGCATGTCATGGCATTGCATAGCATGCTTATTATGCAACTGATCTCTTTAGTAATAGTGGGAGTACTGGTTGTAACAATAACAACTGTAACAATCACATCAGCAGAAGCAGCAGCTCAGTCCTTGCCAGGATGCAAAACCCAGTGTGGTAATCTAATGATTCCATACCCATTTGGCATAGGTGACGGTTGTTACTTGCGACCAGAATTCAACATCACTTGTGACCATTCCACCACACCTCCATCAGCAAACTTGACGAATTATAGCATACGTATTGCTCACATATCCCTTGCTGAGGGTGAGTTGCGAATAATGCAAGACGTAGGTGTAGAATGTTATGACACCCAGGGTCGTGAAACGGACTATAACTGGCCTTCTCTCCAGTTGCCTCCTCCTTATACCATCTCTGATACCAAAAACAAGTTCTTTGACATTGGCTGTGGCACTGTAGCTATTTTTCAAGGTGACCGCACGCACCCTGGGCCAGATGAAGATAAGTCCACAGCGGGGTACACCATGGTCTTATGTGATGATCTGCTTGGCAAAGTACTTACAAACTCTTGCAATGGCTTTGGCTGTTCCCAGGTTCCTATCCCAAGTGGATTGCACAACTTTACAATAATTCTGAGTCCAATTGCGGATAATACAGGTACATGGTTGACTAGGTATCCTTGTAGCTATTCCTTCATTGTGGAAGTAGCCATGTTCACATTCTCCCCCGATACAAGTTTTGATTTACTGAATACCACCAGCCAGCTTCCACTCATTGTTAATTGGGGGATTGGGGATGAACCATGTGATGAAAAGAGCCAGAATTATGCATGCAAGGCAGAAAATAGCAAGTGTGTCAACCAGTCCATCATTAATGGGCCGTCTGGTTACATTTGCCAATGCTTACCAGGCTACGAAGGGAATCCATACCTCGAAGATGGGTGCCaaggtatatatatgtatatatactttTCATATCTTTGTTGTTGCACAACAAAATAAAAGCTTGATCAATGTTGGGATTTGGGAACTAACCTGATACATGTACGCGTTGTTTTCCCTTTCCTTTCAGATATTGATGAGTGCAAGGCTTCAAACCCCTGCAACATTGGAATGTGCATCAATTCACCTCCAGGAAATTACTCTTGTTTATGTCCCAAAGGATACAAAAAAGATGGCACAAATCGACAGAGTTGCATCAAAGACGATACTAAAAACAACTCAAAGATAACTGTCCTGCTTACTATCGCAATGAGTATGTATTACTTAAAAATTAGCATGCATCTTCCATATCATCATAGCCTGAACTTCTACCTGAGCATTTTCTGAACAGTTAGGCACCCAAATGTTTACGTTCAGCTAATTTTGGATTCTAATTCAATCCCAAAATTCTCTCAACTTTTTTCTTATAAATGAATGATAATTTGCAGGCTTGTTTCAATTTCAGTcactatataatatatatatatatatatatatatatatatatacatacatacatacatgtgTGTGTGCGCACAAACACATGTTTTTTCCTCATCTTCGGCATCTTTCACAGTTTTTATTAAGAACATCCAAATGTAATATAGATAAACAattttgtttggactttggactaTATATATCCAATCTGCTCGTGATATTTTTCAATTATATGTGCAGGTGTAAGTGTAGGCTTCTTGGTTTTTTTCATTGGAATTTCATGGACATCTTggggaataaagaaaagaaacttcattaaGCTCAAAGAGAGGTACTTTAAAGAAAATGGTGGTTTGTTATTGCAAAAACAACTCTTTCATCATGGAGGCTCTGTGGAGACAACAAGAATTTTTACTGCAGAAGAACTTGAGAAGGCCACAAACAATTACCATGAAAGTAGAGTCCTTGGTGAAGGAGGATATGGAACCGTTTATAAAGGCATACTACTAGATAACAAAGTGGTTGCCATTAAAAAGTCTAAAATTGCTGCCCCGGCCCAGAGTGATCAATTTGTTAATGAGGTGATTGTTCTTTCTCAAATCAATCACAGAAATGTTGTCAGGCTATTAGGTTGTTGCTTAGAGACAGAAACACCTTTACTGATTTATGAGTTCATCACCAATGGCACTCTTTATGAGCACATTCATAAGAAAAGATCACTACTTTCTTTGGAATTACGAATGAAGATAGCAGCTGAAACTGCGGGAGCACTAGCATACCTACATTCCTCAACTTCCATGCCAATTATACATCGAGATGTGAAAGCAATGAATATACTGTTAGATGATAACTATACAGCAAAAGTGGCAGACTTTGGAGCGTCACGATTGATTCCTTTAGGTCAAACTGAATTAGAAACTTTAGTACTAGGGACATTTGGTTATCTCGACCCTGAATATTTGCAATCAAACCAACTAACAGAAAAGAGTGACGTTTACAGCTTTGGAGTTGTCCTGCTGGAGCTAATAACTAGCAAAGTGGCACTTTGTACAAATAGATGCTTAGCAAGCATCTTCATCTCTGCCATGGAAGAAGGTTGGCTGGATCAAATTCTTGATGATAATATAGTGAATGATGGAAATATGGAGATGGTAAAAATTGTAGCCAATCTTGCAAAAAGATGTTTAAGTGTAAAAGGGCAGGAGAGGCCAACCATGAAAGAGGTAGCGATGGAGCTAGAAGGAATGAGAATGATGGCAAAGCATCCATGGAGAAACAATGCTGATTTCTGTCCAGAAGAGAACGAGAGTTTGCTCAGTTCACTTGATGCAAACACTCACGTGGTGGATATTAGAGGTGATGGTGGTTCTGGCAGTACAAGTGTACAACTACCAGGTATGAGTGACAGCATGCAAATCCAAATGTTGATTTCATACGAGGATGGACGATAGTTGATCGAAATGTAGCTTGGGATGTATATAATGAATTGTTGAGGATTTTCTAAAGAAATATTGGTTTTGTTCCAATTGATTCTGTGCCTAACACAGTAAATGTCTGTTGACACTGTAATGCAGGTCATGTTTTGTGCTATTCAGTTTCAATCTTTGTGTACGTGTGACTAATACTAGAAATTATCTATCCTATTCAAAGTTGGTCTTCtacattaaaacaaaaataagaacTTTAAGTTCAAGCTTCAGAAAACATATATACCACATGAAGAGAGTTAAACTTACGTCACAAGCATGAGACCTATCAAATAGGGAAAACAGTATAACTGTATAACATGCTATCCATAGTACAGTCTGTACAGAACTTACAAATATCAAGTATATGCTACCAGCCCCTTTCAGAAAGAACTAAGTTTGCTAGAACTTTCAATGAAACCGTAGCGTTTGTGAATTCATCCAACCAGTGCAAAAATGAAGTTTTGGAGCCTCAGAGCCTGCAGCAAAAGGTGATCTCTGTCAAAATAACTAAAAGCCACTCCTTAACGTTACAGACCAGAATGGGAGCACATGCATGATACCAAAAATAATATGACAATGATCCTTCATGCTTAACTCCAAATTCAATTAGAAGACTTCATAGCTAGCTAGCAAAATCTCATTTgcgttcaaaacttcaaatctATTGAAGAATTCGAATTCATGCACTTTGGTGAAATTTATTTGTTATATTTTGAATCAATAGGAACAATGAAGCTTTGAGAAAATGTTTGATTTGAGAACAAAAATATTAGAAATTAAAAGAGAGATTTCGGGTTCCTTCCTTGAACCAAACCACTGGATTGGTCTGATTTTCTAAGCAACCAAACAGAGAAAGAACGGCCAAAGCTTTGGCTACACACAGGGAATAAAAAACCAACCCTATTATTTTTGTACGAGTTCATTTCGTCGAAAAAGACTCATAAAAAAAAACCTCACGTTTGCCCACGATATATACTCCTCGGCAAAATACTCGGGCCAACGAAGTCTAATCGGCAAAAGCCTgcaataaaaaaatgaaaacatttTGGCTTGTCGGCAAAAGACTCCCGTAAAAAATCCCACTTTTAAAATATTCGTCAAGACTCCAGTTACATACGTCGGCAACATCGCGAAATgcctcaaataaaaaaaataaaaaaaaataaaaagtgatgCATTGACAAAAAAGTCTCTCTATAGCTCCCTGTCAAGGAATTACAATCGATCCCACTTGTTAAGACTcacaaattaaacaaaaagaaaaataaacaaatcacaACACAAGCAATAAGAGAATATCGAAATTTAATGAGGTTCATCAACACAAGTCCATGTCTATGTCTTCCGAGAGATACATGTTCTCCACTATGAGAATTAATCTTAGTATAATATACAATTGAGCTAAATGACAATAACCCAAACTTGCAACCCTTATACAGCCACACTCATAGAATTTACCACAAACAGACACTCTCTTCCAAGAGTTGTACTCACCGTTGACATCTCTACTCCCTTACCCAAGGGATATATAAACTATCTTACTGTTAATCATATCAAGTATCGACCAACTTTGGTTTGCTACCCTTgcctcctatttataggaaccCCAATTACAATCCAATTGGTTGTAGAAAAACTAACCTTCTCGTACAACAGAAAAGATCATATTCCTGGTAGGAATAAACTCCGACATTTAGGAAGACTACCCAAGTCCAACTCATATTTACATTTCCTAATTAACTCTCATCAAATTCTAACACACAGCGATTAGCAAGAGACTTTAGCCGATAATATGTTTGTCGGTGAAAACATCCTACAGAAAATTTCACATGTTTTGATGGTACGTAGTTTCACAGGCAATAATCTCTAGAAAATAATATACAAAAGGATGCACCGTGCTCATGAATTATTTGTCAGAAAAAGCCtctcaatttcaattccaacttCTTTGATTCTCTTCTCTTATTTTTAAGTTGATATTAAAGGTTTGAAATTTTTTCATAGATAATTCTATTGTCATAGTATCTGACgaatttgattttttattattgaataattcataatagaaaGTTGGAgaattaagaaatgtatatttagttctCAAGCGAAACTCGTAGGGTTTCGAGTCTAGGCGGCTGGGTCGGCGGCCATCTGCGTGCAGCGTCGGTGACAAGCCTGACGGGTTTCACAGGTAGGAGACGGTTTGACGGGTCTGGTGGCTTGCT harbors:
- the LOC133732880 gene encoding putative wall-associated receptor kinase-like 16, which translates into the protein MESSSGAMALPVMLILQLSLMGVLLVVLAAADQALLPQALPGCTDRCGDLVIPYPFGIGEGCYLRQEFQITCDQSTQPPSANWTGTDIRIANFWLAEGELQINSYTARDCYDQQGEGTYHNSPELTLVPPYTISDTKNKFIAVGCDTYAIFTGYRGEERYVTGCMSLCNSLGSVDGSCSGVGCCQTSIPSGMTNRTITLSSYNNHSDIWSFNPCSYAFIVQEGQFSFSNTSFQELIVTEQLPLVLNWAIGNEPDPCDAAEKRQDFACNKNSKCVNHNNRNGYVCECLPGYEGNPYLPDGCQDIDDCKDSNPCKIGKCVNSPPGDYSCLCPKGYRNDVMDEKICIKENPKNQSKITLLLIISLSVSLGFLGMVVGISWIYWAMKKRDFIKLKEKYFRQNGGLLLQQRLASHGMETAKLYSAEELEKATNYYHASTVIGEGSYGTVYKGILPDNKEVAIKKSKIGARAQSDQFVNEVIIVSQINHRNVVRLLGCCLETEVPLLVYEFISRGTLSEHIHKETKAASLSLGLRLKIAAETAGALSYLHSSTSMPIIHRDVKATNILLDENYTAKVSDFGASRLVPLDQNQLSTLVQGTLGYLDPEYLLTNQLTEKSDVYSFGVVLVELLTSKVALSFERREEERNLASFFVRSIEEDHLKEILDDDIVDDGHVDETLKNMANLAKRCLRLKGEERPTMKEVATELDGMRITIMHPCGKADFGSEETENLETNDVALKGDYGSSSTITSTTSWYDSMQKQMLMPYDDGR
- the LOC133729124 gene encoding uncharacterized protein LOC133729124, which encodes MHVMALHSMLIMQLISLVIVGVLVVTITTVTITSAEAAAQSLPGCKTQCGNLMIPYPFGIGDGCYLRPEFNITCDHSTTPPSANLTNYSIRIAHISLAEGELRIMQDVGVECYDTQGRETDYNWPSLQLPPPYTISDTKNKFFDIGCGTVAIFQGDRTHPGPDEDKSTAGYTMVLCDDLLGKVLTNSCNGFGCSQVPIPSGLHNFTIILSPIADNTGTWLTRYPCSYSFIVEVAMFTFSPDTSFDLLNTTSQLPLIVNWGIGDEPCDEKSQNYACKAENSKCVNQSIINGPSGYICQCLPGYEGNPYLEDGCQDIDECKASNPCNIGMCINSPPGNYSCLCPKGYKKDGTNRQSCIKDDTKNNSKITVLLTIAMSVSVGFLVFFIGISWTSWGIKKRNFIKLKERYFKENGGLLLQKQLFHHGGSVETTRIFTAEELEKATNNYHESRVLGEGGYGTVYKGILLDNKVVAIKKSKIAAPAQSDQFVNEVIVLSQINHRNVVRLLGCCLETETPLLIYEFITNGTLYEHIHKKRSLLSLELRMKIAAETAGALAYLHSSTSMPIIHRDVKAMNILLDDNYTAKVADFGASRLIPLGQTELETLVLGTFGYLDPEYLQSNQLTEKSDVYSFGVVLLELITSKVALCTNRCLASIFISAMEEGWLDQILDDNIVNDGNMEMVKIVANLAKRCLSVKGQERPTMKEVAMELEGMRMMAKHPWRNNADFCPEENESLLSSLDANTHVVDIRGDVGQALPGCPDRCGDLLIPYPFGIAEGCHLGDQFFINCTEVTGTSPTPYLAGTEIPVSNIFLDQGELQIMQLVARDCYDSQGYLDKKLSKVRILSLNPPFTISGAKNKFFAVGCDTYAIFEGYRGHERYITGCMSFCESLGSVNESCSGIGCCQTSIPTGLQNRTVKMNSYYNHAFIWDFNPCSYSFIVEDGQFEFSSRSFQELDQTSRLPMVLNWQIGNETCDEAQKKQGYACKGNSTCVNPINLSGYFCQCLPGYEGNPYLPDGCQDINECKNSNICSEGACVNFPGTYACVCPKGFEGDGRKAGTGCRKDNPMNPHQTSRLLIISLGMSVAFLFIMVGSSWTYLGVKKRKFIQLREKYFKENGGLLLQQKLTNHEGAVQTTKIFTAEELEKATKNYHEDRVVGEGGFGTVYKGILADGKVVAIKKSKISAPSQSEQFVNEVIVLSQVNHRNVVRLLGCCFETPVPLLVYEFITNGTLFEHIHNNKGEKSPLTWELRLKIAAEIAGALAYLHSSISMPIIHRDVKATNVLIDDNYTAKVSDFGASRLVPLDQTQITTLVQGTLGYLDPEYFHSNQLTEKSDVYSFGVVLVELLTSKLALSFTRPEAERNLASFFVCSLEDGHLNQILDQNILNEVNIEMLREVANVARRCLRVTREERPTMKEVSMELEGMRIGAKHPWGKTGFSPEDTEHLLGSPSFSYVRGDCGPNSATISAASVYESMRMEMLMAYDNGR